In one window of Paraflavitalea soli DNA:
- a CDS encoding SBBP repeat-containing protein, with the protein MNPFYLPLGRCRTVVRTCTVIIAFFLFFSYQLNAQTLLSAQTISAATATGGDTQPIANLLDAAGNHYQVGVLRATADLDPGAGVSYFVSNGVEDCYIAKYSAAGAFIWGRSFGGGGQDIIREVALDNSGNIIVAGYFSNVVDFDPGPGVTKFTSNGNWDIFFAKFTAAGDFVFAKALGGITNDSPTGMALDASGNIYLTGTITSPTVDFDPGPGVVNLTKSGSVDAYVARYDNDGNYVWAFNIGSATAGTQVTSNKVKLTTGGALYIGGYLSGGISDFDPGAGVGNLGPVSTGADLFLAKYDLAGNYSWGVVVGGTGTEVVYGMDLDAMGNIYLTGTFSTTVDFNPGAPVNNLVAAGGTDIFLAKYSPAGAYLWASGMGGTNSDYGLTVKIDAANNPIVGGYFLGTADFDPSGTVVNLVSAGTTDGFVAKYTGTTGALTWARRLGSTTNDQVTSMTTDGSSNVYVGGYFTGTVDFDPGAAVFNMTAPGTQAIGFHLKLSSAGNFVSAFSPNIPVNATSNQSVGATWMDGNNNYYITGSFTRTVDFDPGPGTTTLTATGYMDCFIAKYNASGQLLFVKRLGNTSGVQGKGICTDAAGNIYVTGSFTGTLDADPGAGTVNLTGAASDDIFLLKLNSSGNYVGAIVIGGASYEVINAMTIDNAGAIYLTGSFSTTVDFDPGAGTANRTVKGGSDAFVAKYNSSLGFVYASAFGGTSSEAGMAIVVDALGNAYSTGNFWATADFDPGVGVVDLVSAGTNDIYFSKLDVNGNYANAFRLGSTTSDAGNALALDAAGNVYLGGQFNGTVDFDPGAGVEELTSAGTLDGFIAKYDASGNYINAISFGGTLNEMVQRLKLDGKGIIYASGQFSSPELSFSLHGTPQTFANEGNADVFLAAFDPALNFKGGRSVGGGQNEQVGAIAFDDQDNIYLAGTFLSAATIDNLTGTNAFPFRSINASDVFMASFSMLSTLPIKLELFTAVQQQSEVVARWSVSAQVNNAYFTLERSADGSQFTALARVAGCVDCPTRMDYQFIDKQPLAGWSYYRLRQTDLDGRSTYSRIVRVNYSDATGQLTLYPTVTDNEFTLSYNNKTNSSQQATIRIFNAAGNTVHTANILLKPGMNTVPLTLVKQTAGIYYVSLVITHSNTVRTATVIKQR; encoded by the coding sequence ATGAACCCTTTTTACCTACCCTTGGGCAGGTGCCGTACAGTTGTACGGACCTGTACAGTGATCATTGCTTTCTTTCTGTTTTTTTCTTACCAGCTTAATGCACAAACACTCTTATCAGCACAAACCATTAGTGCTGCAACAGCAACCGGCGGCGACACACAACCGATAGCCAACTTGTTGGATGCGGCGGGTAATCACTACCAGGTTGGGGTGCTCCGGGCAACAGCCGATCTTGATCCGGGGGCCGGCGTTTCCTACTTTGTCAGTAATGGTGTGGAAGACTGTTATATTGCGAAATACAGCGCAGCCGGTGCGTTTATCTGGGGCCGCTCTTTTGGGGGCGGGGGGCAGGACATCATCCGTGAGGTGGCGCTTGATAACAGTGGCAATATCATTGTAGCCGGTTATTTCTCCAACGTGGTCGATTTCGATCCAGGCCCGGGTGTTACCAAATTTACCAGTAATGGAAACTGGGACATCTTTTTTGCCAAGTTTACCGCTGCAGGCGATTTTGTCTTTGCGAAGGCCCTGGGCGGTATTACCAACGATTCACCCACGGGCATGGCGTTGGATGCTTCGGGCAACATTTACCTGACGGGTACCATCACCAGCCCTACGGTCGACTTCGATCCTGGGCCTGGGGTCGTCAACCTTACCAAAAGTGGTTCGGTAGATGCTTATGTTGCCCGCTATGATAACGACGGTAATTATGTATGGGCTTTTAATATCGGGTCCGCTACAGCGGGGACGCAGGTTACATCAAACAAGGTAAAACTGACGACTGGGGGCGCCTTATATATTGGTGGCTACCTGTCCGGGGGAATATCTGATTTTGATCCAGGTGCGGGTGTTGGCAACCTGGGCCCGGTCAGCACCGGCGCCGATCTTTTTTTGGCGAAATATGACCTGGCGGGCAATTATAGCTGGGGGGTTGTGGTGGGCGGCACCGGTACGGAGGTGGTCTATGGAATGGATCTGGATGCAATGGGTAATATCTATTTGACAGGTACATTTAGTACAACGGTCGATTTCAACCCTGGCGCGCCTGTAAACAACCTTGTAGCAGCAGGGGGGACCGATATCTTCCTGGCGAAATATTCTCCGGCAGGCGCTTATCTCTGGGCCTCCGGTATGGGTGGTACGAACAGTGACTACGGTTTGACTGTAAAAATAGATGCTGCCAATAATCCTATTGTGGGCGGGTACTTTCTCGGTACAGCAGATTTTGATCCGTCAGGCACGGTTGTCAACCTGGTCAGTGCCGGTACTACAGATGGTTTTGTTGCCAAGTATACGGGGACAACAGGGGCGCTCACCTGGGCCAGGAGACTGGGTAGTACGACCAACGACCAGGTAACCTCAATGACAACAGATGGGAGCAGCAATGTATATGTGGGCGGTTATTTCACCGGCACAGTCGATTTTGATCCGGGAGCTGCTGTCTTCAACATGACTGCGCCAGGAACACAAGCCATCGGCTTTCACCTCAAACTCAGTAGTGCCGGTAATTTCGTATCGGCCTTTTCGCCTAATATACCGGTCAACGCGACCTCCAACCAGTCGGTGGGCGCAACCTGGATGGATGGGAATAACAATTACTATATAACGGGCTCCTTCACCCGTACGGTCGATTTTGATCCCGGTCCCGGTACAACCACATTGACTGCTACCGGATACATGGATTGTTTCATTGCCAAATACAATGCAAGCGGTCAGTTGTTATTCGTAAAAAGGCTTGGCAATACCAGCGGTGTGCAAGGAAAAGGGATCTGTACGGATGCGGCCGGCAATATCTATGTTACGGGTAGTTTCACGGGTACCCTCGATGCGGACCCGGGCGCCGGGACTGTGAACCTGACCGGAGCGGCCAGTGACGATATTTTCCTGTTAAAACTCAACAGCAGCGGCAATTATGTGGGGGCTATTGTGATCGGTGGTGCCAGCTACGAAGTGATCAATGCCATGACGATCGACAACGCAGGCGCCATCTACCTCACCGGATCTTTTAGTACTACGGTCGATTTTGATCCCGGTGCAGGTACCGCCAACCGGACAGTCAAAGGCGGTTCAGATGCTTTTGTAGCCAAATACAACTCCTCTTTGGGTTTTGTCTATGCATCCGCATTTGGTGGCACCAGTTCCGAAGCAGGCATGGCCATTGTGGTCGATGCATTGGGCAATGCCTATAGTACCGGCAACTTCTGGGCTACAGCCGATTTTGATCCGGGCGTGGGTGTCGTAGATCTCGTAAGTGCCGGCACCAATGATATCTATTTTTCTAAACTTGATGTGAACGGGAATTATGCAAATGCTTTTCGGTTAGGTAGTACGACCTCGGATGCCGGCAATGCCCTTGCTCTCGATGCAGCGGGTAATGTTTACCTGGGGGGCCAGTTCAACGGCACGGTAGACTTCGATCCTGGTGCCGGCGTTGAAGAACTGACAAGTGCAGGTACACTCGATGGTTTTATTGCGAAGTATGATGCCTCGGGAAATTATATCAATGCCATCTCCTTTGGCGGAACACTCAACGAAATGGTGCAACGACTAAAGCTGGATGGAAAGGGTATTATCTATGCTTCCGGACAGTTTTCCAGCCCGGAGCTAAGTTTTAGCCTTCATGGCACTCCACAGACCTTTGCCAATGAAGGAAATGCTGATGTATTCCTGGCTGCCTTTGATCCTGCCTTGAATTTCAAAGGGGGCCGATCAGTGGGTGGCGGCCAGAACGAACAGGTAGGCGCTATTGCCTTTGATGATCAGGATAATATCTATCTGGCAGGCACCTTCCTGTCTGCTGCGACGATTGATAACCTCACCGGCACCAATGCCTTCCCATTCAGGTCTATCAATGCCAGTGATGTCTTCATGGCCAGCTTCTCTATGCTTAGCACGCTGCCCATCAAACTGGAATTGTTTACCGCGGTGCAGCAACAATCGGAGGTAGTTGCCAGGTGGTCGGTTTCTGCACAAGTCAACAACGCGTATTTTACGCTGGAAAGAAGCGCTGATGGCAGCCAGTTTACGGCCCTTGCCCGCGTTGCAGGATGTGTGGATTGCCCGACGCGTATGGACTATCAGTTCATCGATAAGCAACCGCTGGCAGGTTGGTCCTATTACCGCCTCAGGCAAACAGACCTCGATGGCAGAAGCACCTATAGCCGGATCGTGCGGGTAAACTACAGCGATGCGACAGGTCAACTGACCTTGTATCCTACTGTGACCGACAATGAATTCACGCTTTCTTACAACAATAAAACGAATAGCAGTCAGCAAGCCACGATCCGTATTTTCAATGCAGCTGGTAATACGGTGCATACGGCCAACATCCTGTTAAAACCTGGGATGAATACTGTGCCGCTGACGCTGGTAAAGCAAACTGCCGGCATTTATTATGTTAGCCTGGTCATTACCCATAGCAATACGGTTCGTACTGCTACGGTGATCAAGCAACGCTAA
- a CDS encoding transmembrane 220 family protein: protein MKLFNLLFCLLFVISAGLQYNDPDPYVWIPIYGYGAVLCWLAFRGKFYPKAYLIGLTVFTIYAVFLFVAKDGVWEWLTEHQAENIAQSMKASTPWIEDTREFFGLMILNIVLIIDYIYAKRMMAALRTRQ, encoded by the coding sequence ATGAAACTCTTCAACCTCCTTTTTTGCCTCCTGTTTGTCATCAGCGCCGGCCTGCAATACAATGACCCCGATCCCTATGTATGGATCCCAATATATGGTTATGGAGCAGTACTTTGCTGGCTGGCCTTTCGTGGTAAATTCTATCCCAAAGCTTATCTCATTGGCCTCACTGTGTTTACGATCTACGCGGTTTTTCTTTTCGTTGCAAAGGATGGTGTATGGGAATGGCTAACGGAACACCAGGCCGAGAATATTGCCCAAAGTATGAAAGCCTCGACGCCCTGGATCGAAGACACCCGGGAATTCTTCGGGTTGATGATCCTGAATATCGTATTGATCATCGACTATATTTATGCGAAAAGGATGATGGCCGCTCTCCGCACCAGGCAGTGA
- the infC gene encoding translation initiation factor IF-3, whose product MAFPPRPPRGNFNPRFRKEQQQEHRTNHMIRVPQVRLVGDNVTVGVYSTQEAMKMAQEQGLDLVEISPQADPPVCKIIDYNKFLYEKKKKEKEMKANSKTAEVKEIRFTPGTDDHDFDFKARHAESFLKEGNKVKAYVQFKGRAIMFKERGELVLLKFAERLAEIGQPEGMPKLEGKRMLMILAPKGKQKKPKDAKE is encoded by the coding sequence ATGGCATTTCCACCGAGACCTCCGAGAGGTAATTTCAATCCACGTTTTAGAAAAGAACAACAACAAGAACACCGTACCAACCACATGATCCGCGTACCACAGGTACGTTTGGTTGGCGACAACGTAACAGTAGGTGTATATTCTACCCAGGAAGCGATGAAGATGGCACAGGAGCAAGGGCTGGACCTGGTAGAGATATCTCCACAGGCTGATCCCCCGGTATGTAAAATCATCGATTATAATAAATTCCTGTACGAGAAGAAGAAGAAGGAAAAGGAGATGAAGGCCAATAGTAAAACGGCTGAAGTAAAAGAGATCCGGTTTACTCCTGGTACAGATGATCACGACTTTGACTTTAAAGCCCGCCATGCGGAATCTTTCCTCAAGGAAGGCAACAAAGTAAAAGCTTATGTACAGTTCAAAGGACGTGCTATCATGTTCAAGGAAAGAGGAGAACTCGTACTGTTGAAGTTTGCAGAGCGCCTGGCCGAAATAGGACAACCCGAAGGGATGCCTAAGCTGGAAGGTAAGCGTATGCTGATGATCCTGGCACCGAAGGGTAAGCAAAAGAAGCCGAAAGACGCAAAAGAATAA
- the thrS gene encoding threonine--tRNA ligase: MIKITLPDGAVREYQAGVTALDIAKSISEGLARKVLAANVNGQVWDATRPITEDAALKLLTWDDDGGKSTFWHSSAHLMAEAVEDLFPGAKFWVGPAIDKGFYYDIDLGGRQITEDDLRKLEKKMNELAKQNNSYVRKAMPKAEAVQYFTEKGDEYKLDLLSNLTDGEITFYTQGTFTDLCRGPHIPTTAPIKAIKLTNIAGAYWKNDSSNKQLTRIYGVTFPSQKELDEYLAMLEEAKKRDHRKLGKELGIFTMDDDVGPGLPLWMPNGTIIIEELEKLAKETEVKGGYKRVVTPHIAKESMYLTSGHLPYYQDSMFPPMELDGTKYYLKAMNCPHHHKIFAAEPRSYKELPLRLAEYGTCYRYEQSGELFGLMRVRCLHMNDAHIYCTREQFAQEFRAVNDMYIKYFNIFGIDKYVMRLSLHEPSKLGQKYINEPELWLETEEMVRQVLKESNIPYIEVPDEGAFYGPKIDVQIWSTIGREFTLATNQVDFAQGRRFKLEFTNKENSPETPLIIHRAPLGTHERFIGFLLEHYAGKFPAWLAPVQVKVLPISDKFLPYANSILESLKNADIRGEVDDRNEKIGKKIRDTELMKVPYMLVVGEKEMNEGKVAIRRQGKGDAGVKPIEEFIAELTAEIKARRGE, from the coding sequence ATGATCAAAATTACATTACCGGACGGAGCAGTGCGGGAGTATCAAGCAGGCGTAACTGCTTTGGACATCGCCAAATCAATCAGCGAAGGGCTGGCCAGGAAAGTATTGGCGGCCAATGTGAACGGACAAGTATGGGACGCCACACGGCCCATTACGGAAGATGCTGCCCTAAAATTGCTTACCTGGGATGATGATGGTGGTAAGAGCACCTTCTGGCATTCCTCTGCCCACCTGATGGCCGAGGCCGTGGAAGACCTGTTTCCCGGCGCCAAATTCTGGGTAGGACCAGCTATTGACAAAGGATTTTATTACGATATCGACCTGGGAGGCCGCCAGATCACAGAAGATGATCTGCGCAAACTGGAAAAGAAGATGAATGAGCTGGCCAAACAGAACAACAGTTATGTGCGCAAAGCCATGCCCAAAGCAGAGGCCGTACAATACTTTACCGAAAAAGGGGATGAATACAAGCTCGACCTGTTGAGCAACCTCACCGATGGCGAGATCACTTTCTACACCCAGGGCACTTTTACCGATCTGTGCCGCGGACCGCACATTCCCACTACAGCCCCCATTAAGGCTATCAAACTCACCAATATCGCCGGTGCTTACTGGAAGAACGACTCCAGCAATAAGCAGCTTACCCGTATTTACGGGGTTACTTTCCCCTCCCAAAAGGAATTGGATGAGTACCTGGCGATGCTGGAAGAAGCCAAAAAACGCGATCACCGCAAGTTGGGCAAGGAATTAGGGATTTTCACCATGGATGATGATGTAGGTCCGGGTTTACCCCTGTGGATGCCCAATGGTACCATCATTATCGAAGAACTGGAAAAACTGGCCAAAGAAACAGAAGTGAAGGGCGGCTATAAGCGTGTGGTAACACCCCATATTGCCAAAGAGAGCATGTACCTGACAAGTGGTCACCTGCCTTATTACCAGGATAGTATGTTCCCGCCCATGGAACTGGACGGTACCAAATACTACCTCAAGGCCATGAACTGCCCCCACCACCACAAAATATTTGCCGCAGAACCAAGGAGTTATAAGGAACTTCCCCTGCGCCTGGCTGAATATGGCACCTGCTATCGCTACGAGCAGAGCGGTGAGCTGTTTGGCCTGATGCGCGTGCGCTGTTTGCACATGAACGATGCCCATATCTATTGTACCAGGGAACAGTTCGCACAGGAATTCAGGGCCGTTAACGATATGTATATCAAGTATTTCAACATATTTGGGATTGATAAATATGTGATGCGCCTGTCCCTGCACGAGCCTTCCAAACTGGGCCAGAAGTACATCAACGAGCCTGAATTGTGGCTGGAAACCGAGGAAATGGTGCGGCAGGTGCTGAAAGAGTCAAATATCCCTTATATAGAGGTGCCGGACGAAGGTGCATTTTATGGCCCCAAGATTGATGTGCAGATATGGAGCACCATCGGGCGCGAATTTACCCTGGCTACCAACCAGGTCGACTTCGCCCAGGGACGTCGTTTCAAGTTGGAATTTACCAATAAGGAGAATTCCCCGGAGACTCCGCTGATCATCCACCGGGCGCCTTTGGGCACCCATGAGCGCTTTATCGGCTTCCTGCTGGAGCATTACGCCGGTAAGTTCCCGGCCTGGCTGGCGCCCGTACAGGTGAAAGTTTTGCCCATCAGCGATAAGTTTTTACCTTACGCAAATAGTATTTTAGAATCCCTGAAAAATGCTGATATTCGTGGAGAGGTCGATGACCGCAACGAGAAGATCGGCAAGAAGATCCGGGATACAGAATTGATGAAAGTGCCTTATATGCTCGTAGTGGGAGAGAAGGAGATGAATGAAGGCAAAGTGGCTATCCGCAGACAAGGTAAGGGCGATGCAGGTGTAAAACCCATTGAAGAGTTCATCGCCGAACTGACTGCCGAGATCAAAGCGAGAAGAGGAGAATAA
- a CDS encoding M20/M25/M40 family metallo-hydrolase, translating to MRKLLFTCAAVLAVCVATAQEEKLDDAIVQKIRAEGLNNSKVMDIVFYLTEVSGPRLNNSPGYLRAANWAKNELTKFGAEGAQLESWGEWGKGWELEKSYVAMTAPYYRPLIAFPKTWTSSTKGLKSAEVIILNAKDSIELLTYKGKLKGKLILLPRTDTLKPTYTADGSRRTEEELSKMAAYDPKSAPAPRGPGGPGGPRGGFGAAQALQARIREMAKAEGAVALLSTSPRGRDGTLFVQGGGAYIGSAPENFLDIMLAYEDYMSLQRLVTANIPVKVDVDVRSKFYTNDLKGYNVVAEIKGTDPALKDELVMLGGHLDSWHGSVGATDNAAGCAVMMEAIRILKALNIKPRRTIRIALWGGEEQGLHGSRNYVRNHFTDTTTRRFNAAGDKVAAYFNLDNGTGKIRGIYTQGNEGVKPIFAQWLKPFNDLGATTVTLQNTGGTDHLSFDGIGLAGFQFIQDEIEYNTRTHHTNMDSYDHLQADDLKQAATIIASFVYNAAQRDEKLPRKAPTAAGQGRQGF from the coding sequence TATTGGCCGTTTGTGTGGCCACAGCCCAGGAAGAAAAACTGGATGACGCCATCGTACAAAAGATCCGTGCCGAGGGCCTGAACAATTCCAAAGTGATGGACATTGTATTTTACCTCACCGAAGTAAGCGGCCCCCGGCTCAACAATTCCCCCGGCTATTTACGTGCCGCCAATTGGGCTAAGAACGAACTGACTAAATTTGGAGCAGAAGGCGCCCAACTGGAATCCTGGGGCGAATGGGGCAAAGGCTGGGAACTGGAAAAATCTTATGTGGCCATGACCGCACCTTACTACAGGCCCCTGATCGCGTTCCCTAAAACCTGGACCTCCAGTACCAAAGGATTAAAGAGCGCAGAAGTGATCATCTTAAATGCCAAAGATTCCATTGAATTGCTGACCTATAAAGGCAAACTGAAAGGCAAACTCATCCTGTTGCCCCGTACAGATACATTGAAACCAACTTATACTGCCGATGGCAGCCGCCGCACAGAGGAAGAGCTGAGCAAGATGGCCGCCTACGATCCAAAGAGCGCACCGGCTCCCCGCGGACCAGGTGGTCCCGGAGGCCCCCGTGGCGGGTTTGGCGCAGCCCAGGCCCTGCAGGCCAGGATCAGGGAAATGGCCAAAGCCGAAGGGGCAGTAGCCTTATTGAGCACCAGTCCACGTGGCCGTGATGGTACTTTATTTGTACAAGGCGGTGGCGCTTACATAGGATCAGCCCCCGAGAACTTTCTCGATATCATGCTGGCCTATGAAGATTATATGTCCCTGCAAAGACTGGTTACTGCGAATATACCCGTGAAGGTTGATGTAGACGTAAGATCAAAGTTCTATACCAATGACCTGAAAGGATACAATGTAGTAGCCGAGATCAAGGGCACTGATCCTGCACTGAAAGATGAACTCGTGATGCTGGGCGGCCACCTCGATTCCTGGCATGGATCAGTAGGCGCTACCGACAATGCGGCCGGTTGTGCCGTGATGATGGAAGCCATCCGTATCCTGAAAGCGTTGAATATAAAACCACGCCGTACCATCCGCATCGCATTGTGGGGTGGGGAAGAGCAGGGCCTACATGGTTCCCGCAATTATGTACGCAATCACTTTACCGACACTACTACCCGCCGTTTCAATGCCGCTGGTGATAAAGTGGCTGCTTACTTCAACCTCGACAATGGCACGGGTAAGATCAGGGGTATTTATACACAAGGCAATGAAGGTGTGAAGCCCATTTTTGCACAGTGGCTCAAACCCTTTAACGACCTGGGCGCTACCACCGTTACCCTGCAAAATACAGGCGGCACCGATCACCTGTCATTTGATGGCATTGGCCTGGCCGGATTCCAGTTCATCCAGGATGAGATTGAGTACAATACCCGTACCCACCATACCAATATGGATTCTTATGATCACCTGCAGGCCGACGACCTGAAGCAGGCCGCTACCATTATCGCTTCCTTTGTATACAACGCCGCCCAGCGCGATGAGAAATTGCCGCGCAAAGCGCCAACGGCTGCAGGACAAGGAAGACAAGGATTTTAA